One genomic segment of Rhinolophus sinicus isolate RSC01 linkage group LG11, ASM3656204v1, whole genome shotgun sequence includes these proteins:
- the LSM8 gene encoding LSM8 homolog, U6 small nuclear RNA associated — protein MTSALENYINRTVAVITSDGRMIVGTLKGFDQTINLILDESHERVFSSSQGVEQVVLGLYIVRGDNVAVIGEIDEETDSALDLGNIRAEPLNSVAH, from the exons ATGACGTCGGCTCTGGAGAATTATATCAACC GAACTGTTGCTGTTATTACTTCTGACGGGAGAATGATTGTG ggAACACTGAAAGGTTTTGACCAGACCATTAATTTGATTTTGGATGAAAGCCATGAACGCGTGTTCAGCTCTTCACAGGGAGTAGAACAAGTGGTACTAGGGTTATACATCGTAAGAGGTGACAATGT TGCAGTCATTGGGGAAattgatgaagaaacagattctGCACTTGATTTGGGGAACATTCGAGCAGAACCTCTAAACTCAGTAGCACACTGA